TTACAGACGCTGCTTCTGAAGTTGGCGGATTGCCACTACTGATTTGGACGCCAAAAGCAAAAGAAGACGGACAAGCAGGAGTCAAAGATTGGCCAGCGGCTGCATTGACTGCCACTTTGAGCAATGTAGATGTTTGGTTGGAATGTAATTCTACCGTTCTTTTATATTCTGATATTTGGGAAAATGCTTTTAAAAATAATAAAAAATTACGTTATTTAATCATTGCCGATTCTAGCGTACAATCCTTAAAAAGAACTTTTACAGGGTATAGCGTACCTGATTTAGGTAAAATGCTCAACAAGGTAAAAGATATGATTCTTGATTGCAAAACCATACGTATAACTAGTGCCAACGGTACGGATGTTTCGTATGATATTAATCTAGATTATTCCTTTGATATTGATGATGGTGATTTTTCAATGCCTAAATTTGGGACTGCTCCCGGATATGTAAATATCGTACCCAAAATAGGAAGTATGAACGGGACCATTGTTTTTGATTTATTACAACATACCGATATCTATGGAAATGATAATAGCGTAGCATTTACAATGAAAGACAGCATTATCGTTGATGTGAAAGGCACAGAAAAAGAAGCGGAAAAGTTTAAAAAATATTTAGCTTCTTTCGATGACCCTAACATGTATAAAATATCTCATAATATGTTTGGGATTAACCCTAGTGTACGAAAAATGTGTGGAGAAATTGTTGAAGATGAACGTGTATGGGGTGGTGTAGATTTTGGTTTTGGACATACCAGTCCTATGGATATGCCACCACTAGGGCAAGTCGCTAAATCTCATTTTGATGGGATTGTAAATAAAGTAAATATCTACCTAGATGATATACAAATAGTAGAAGATGGTGTGTACACCCACCCAACTCTGAAGCCCTTGGCTGAAAAACTAATAGGAACATATTAATGCTAGATAAAGAAGCACCGATTATCGATGATTATTCAAGAACTAA
This genomic stretch from Cellulophaga algicola DSM 14237 harbors:
- a CDS encoding M29 family metallopeptidase, whose product is MSTNTNLDCTLVAKVIIQDMFKVKAGESVAITADSGSDPELMQAFTDAASEVGGLPLLIWTPKAKEDGQAGVKDWPAAALTATLSNVDVWLECNSTVLLYSDIWENAFKNNKKLRYLIIADSSVQSLKRTFTGYSVPDLGKMLNKVKDMILDCKTIRITSANGTDVSYDINLDYSFDIDDGDFSMPKFGTAPGYVNIVPKIGSMNGTIVFDLLQHTDIYGNDNSVAFTMKDSIIVDVKGTEKEAEKFKKYLASFDDPNMYKISHNMFGINPSVRKMCGEIVEDERVWGGVDFGFGHTSPMDMPPLGQVAKSHFDGIVNKVNIYLDDIQIVEDGVYTHPTLKPLAEKLIGTY